Genomic segment of Triticum aestivum cultivar Chinese Spring chromosome 6A, IWGSC CS RefSeq v2.1, whole genome shotgun sequence:
cccctgccgatcgaatccgattggacgccgatcatggagttcactgccgcggacatctttcagcactcgcctttcggcgatatcctgaagtcactaaagtctctctctttatcaggagagccctggccggactacagtcagcaaggttggggtacggatgatgaagaaattcaaagcccacccaccacccactttgtagccactgtcgatgacttaactgacatgctcgacttcgactccgaagacatcaaaggtatggacgctgatgaaggagatgatgaagaaccagcgcctactaggccctggaaagccacctcgtcatatgacatatacatggtggacaccccaaaagagggagatggcgatggaacagcggaggatgacccctccaagaaacagcctaaacgccagcgtcagcggcgccactcaaaatcccgccaaaataaatacggtgattccagcacgggagataataatactccggaaagcaccaaagaaaaccccctccagcaagatttagcacaggaggatggagaaaccagccctcatgagagagcggcagatagagaggtcgaggacgataattatatgcctccctccgaagacgaggcaagcctcgacgatgacgaattcgtcatgccagaggatcccgtcgagcaagagcgttttcaatgcaagcttatggccacggcaagaagcctcaagaaaaaacagcaacagcttagagctgatcaagatttgctagtcgacagatggactgaagtccttgcggccgaagagcataaactcgaacgcccctccaagagctacccaaagcacaggttgctaccccgattagaggaggaagcacttgatgcggccgaccggccacctcgtggccgcgacagagaggcctctcggccctccactcaagccgcacctcgtaccaaggcacgagaatatgcgccggacttatgagacatgttggaggacaaggcaaggcaaacaagatcgatttacggatcgcgtgggcgccccacggctcgagacagtaaccgtcacgccggccacaaattcggcagggccaaacacagtagacaagactcattggagctacgtcatgatataacccagtacagaggcgccgcacacccactatgctttacagacgaaataatggatcatcgaatccccgagggtttcaaacccgtaaacatcgaatcatgtgatggcacaacagatcttgcggtatggatcgaggattatctccttcatatccacatggcccgcggcgatgatttccacgccatcaaatacctcccactcaagcttaaaggaccagctcggcattggcttaacagcttgccaacaagaTCAGTCAAttgttgggagaacctggaagccgcattcctcgacaatttccagggcacttatgtgcgaccctagacgccgatgacctaagtcacgtaatttagcagccagaggaatcagccaggcaattctggacacggttcctaacaaagaaaaatcaaatagtcgactgtccggacgctgaggccctagcagccttcaagcataatatccgtgacgagtggttggcccggcaccttggaaaggaaaagccgaaatctatggcagcactcacgacactcatgacccgcttttgcgcgggagaagacaactggcttgctcgtagcaacaatatgaccaagaaccctggtaatttggacaccagggacagtagtggcaggtcgcatcgcaacaagcagaagcgccgcattaatggcgacaatgctgaggatacgacagttaatgccggattcagaggctgtaaatccggtcagcggaaaaagccattcaaaaggaatcctaggggcccgtccagtttggaccgaatactcgaccgcttgtgccagatacatggcacccccgaaaagccggccaatcacaccaacaaagattgttgggtgttcaagcaggcaggcaagttaaacgccgaaaatgaagacaagggctgcatagcgatgacgacgaggagccctgaCCGCCGAagaacagtggacagaagggttttcccctacaagtgcggacggtgaacatgatatacgcaacccatgtccccaaaagggagcggaagcgcgcgttaagggatgtatacacggtagagccagtcgccccaaagttcaacccatggtcctcctgcccgatcacctttgatcgaagggaccatcccactagcatccttcatggcggattcgccgcattggttctagacccaattattgacgggtttcatctcactagagtccttatggacggcggcagcagcctgaacctgctttaccaggatacagtgcgtaaaatgggcatagatccctcgaggattaagcccaccaaaacgacctttaagggcgtaataccaggtgtagaggccaactatacaggctcagtcacacttgaagtggtcttcggatctccggagaatttccgaagcgaggagttaatcttcaacatagtcccgtttcgcagtggttatcacgcactgctcgggcgaaccacattcgctaagttcaatgcagtaccacactacgcataccttaagctcaagatgccaagccctcgaggagtaattacggtcaatggaaacaccgaacgctccctccgaacggaggagcacacagcggcccttgcagcggaagtacaaagcagcctctccaggcagttctccagtccggccactaaacgaccggacaccgtcaagcgcgcctggagtaacctacaacaagaccgcctggcacgatccgagaaggcgtagcaatgcggccccaaccccaaccctcgcaaaaaggcgacgccagtacttcgcgtacataactacgctctagagataccatgggtacagggggaggggcaccatcatggcacgcccaaaacacgtcTTAAACCGTACTAGGGGCtaccaattttttaattttctcttactttcaggactccatccttcggaaggcctgttcagcagttcaattgccgcacaaacgatgcaagaaccagggaagcagacaagccacgccgcattacggaactcccaggtggtctctatcacgagcagtatacctgttccacatactattccgcagcatgcccctggaacggacatgttaactagtccaaccttccacttatcgcattatttgtatcgttctgctttgatcgcagccctttttaataaacaatgcacagCTTTCGTCtattttgcattaccttttttctttatatatgttccttaacgacatgttgcacccgtacacgttggtgcggccaaaatacgccaggggctttagtacccctcaatatggtgtgagaagtccgaacactttaacaagtgcggcaccccgaacttatagcattatatgcatcggctccgaatcatgtcttgggtcaatagttgggtttgcccggctcctatgttttggtgccttacgttccgctatatcggctaaggtagcactaggagaaccactgcgattgtgccccagttgagctgggtcgagcaccttagtggagaaagctaaaactgactgtcatgatgaagcgagagccggtcgctgtttgagaggtttttcgagtccctaaagacttatgccgcttagggcgaggagccggctctgtccggccaaggcgtggatagcgccccaaactcggtcttccgaataccaggggcttcgccgaaatttaaaattatagaattctatggctaagtgagagtgttcacgcattatagtccgattgccttgttcgttgggctgagtgcctccctcgaaggacccaaacatgggaaaaagagcgctcaggtttatccccgaacaccccagcacttgcggcacggggcagaagccgacgactcgccatctctcagaattgataaacagccacacaaaaggtaatattttaaattccaacatcattgcttagcgcatataaacaagttttcaccgcacaggacaaaacgagcaagtttcactcaaaaattatatccctagaacattcatccgccacaaggcaggcacccttcagaacatccttatagtaattcttgggcttgcgatgctctttccccggcggtggcccgtccttcacaagcttctcagcatccagcttgccccagtgcaccttagcacgggcaagggccctacgcgcaccttcaatgcagacggagcgcttgatgacttcgagccttggacatgcctccaccagccgccgcaccagcccgaaatagctcccaggcagagcccctccaggccacagccgaacaatgaggctcttcagggcctgttcggctgccttgtggagctcgaccagttgcttcagctggtcgctcaggggcacggggtgtccggcctcagcatactgagaccagaacaccttctctgtcgagatGCCCTCCTCGGCTctatagaatgcggcggcatcggacacactccggggaagatctccaaacgctcctggagagctccggattcaggtaagtaacaagtaactcacgtttatgtgtttgctttgcataaagaataccttacccgccgctatcttcttcacctcatccaactcctggagggtcttctgggattcggccttggcagacttggcattttcaatagccaccgcgagctcggacactcacgtctttgagtcaagctccaaactctcatgttttcccatgagagcctggagctcttgccacaccttgccaacctcggcctcatacttctcccgctcgatgcgctccgaggccgccctcttcttggcctcgaccaacgcttgcttaagggttgccacttcagacgtggcccctacaatagccatgataatcctgtcattctttgcaattgcacctttttatatatatttaaaaatcttaccttcattgtcctcgagctgcttcttggtacgcctgagctcttgctcggaccgctcgaggttctgctttagcgtgtccacttccgcagtgagtgcggcggacgcaagcagagaagcctgcatatgcatattgactcatttttgttagactcctgcgaattttatttgatcctctattcggcttttcttcccgaacgccaaatagagcatcaggggctactgtctatgcggtaatattatttacacattctttacttacctcaaagcctgttaaaaggctagtacaagcttcagtcagtccgctcttggtggactgaaccttctggaccaccgcactcataatagtgcggtgctcctcgtcgatggaggcgccttggagcgcctccaacatattgtccggcgcctccggttggacgggggccaccggcacggtggacttgctcctcttggaaggaggtcccccgccggactctggaacctttgaaggttccgaagCGGTGTCcgacctagagccggacttggagccctggggggtttcatcccctttactcttggagtccgggaggtcgccttgcggcgcctccaggaccacctcctcccggcttggaacctgttgggacaacacttcggtgtcgtccgtagggcagggggaggaagtcgtcggaagcgagttcacatccgacgagtccagtgagccgctcgatgatgcgtcgagccggtctttgggtgggctacataaacatattcgacgtaagggaaagttgtgcaataaacaaatactatgaattactctggtatccggatacttacaattttgctagaggcttggccctgggctgccactcctctccgccatcgtcggcgtcggtggagtagtccggaggaagggttttccccttcttggaccctctggcctccccagagagggcggccttccttttcttctctcctcccgctggagggggagaggtctcttcttcttcctcctcgtcttcacgggaggaatgcgcctcggaaccatcggatgatggatccgacacctcctggcgccgggcactctttcgagtccccgcggccttttttgcggccttcttctctggcaccacataaggtgccgaaaccagcagcttcgccaagcgagcgtccgctgggccttcgggcaaaggagccggacagttgatctgtccggatgtcacctgccaatcctgtcaaaggtaagggagcttagatcccacatggagtcaaactatgaaaaactgataccctgtaaaagaaaaaaaaaacagcttaccgcgagagcgtgacgctgcgcactgaatccgcgatcctcggtagcggatgcgggagcctcggcgcccttgaaaagcaccttccaggcatcttcatacatcgtgtcaaagagcctgctcagagtttggtgccgcgccgggtcaaactcccacaggttgaaagcccgttgttgacacgggaggatcaagcgaatgagcataacctagactacgttgacaagtttgagcttcttgtccaccagggtttggacacatgtttggagtccggtcagctctcccttcttaccccacgacaggcccgtctccttccagaaggtgagccgcatagggggtccggatcgaaactcagggggtgcgacccattcggcgtcgcgcggctcggtgaggtaaaaccaccccgattgccacccctttagggtctccacaaaggagccctcgagccataggacgttggccatcttgcccaccatggcgcctccgcactccgcctggttgccgcgcaccaccttcggcttgacgttgaaagtcttgagccataggccgaaatgggggcggatgcggaggaaggcctcgcacacgacgataaacgccgagatgttgaggatgaagttcagggccagatcatggaaatccaggccatagtagaacatgagcccccggacaaatgggtggagagggaagcccagtccgcggaggaaatgggggaggaacaccaccctctcatagggcctaggggtggggatgagctgccccttttcgggaagccggtacgcgatgtcgttagacaggtatccggccttcctcagctttttgatgtgtccctccgtgacggaggagaccatccacttgcctcccgctccggacatggctggagaaggttgaggtggggagtgcggacttgggcgctggagctcgagtgcgcaagaatggataggcgaaggaggaagaaggcgtaggtgaaaaggtggatccttatccccttatatgggtggatgcaactacatgtccccaccagcctggtaaaactcgcttatctccaagcgccgtaatcaatggcgcggttgggttacccacgcccgtattgatgagaatcccggaataaggggacaggATCTcttctttaacaagacgtgccaaggaaaccgcctcgcatgatgcgctgaggtgggataatgaaacgactcggataaaggcttggccgtggtgtgtcacgctacggaatacgtcagcagattagatttgtgtaaatattattctctctatggcaatatgtggaaacttattttgcagagccggacactatctttgtgttcaaaatcttctatgaagtacttggaggaggaacccaccttgcaatgccgaagacaatctgcgcgtcggtctcgtcgtcattgaagcctggttcaggggctactgagggagtcctggattagggggtgcccggatggccggactataccttcagccggactcctggactatgaagatacaagattgaagacttcgtaccgtgtccggaagggactttccttggcgtggaaggcaagtttgacgatacggatatgaagatctcctaccattgtaaccgactttgtgtaaccctaaccctctctggtgtctatataaaccggagggttttagtccgtaggacaacgtacacatcaacaatcataacataggctagcttctagggtttaggctctttggtctcgtggtagatctactcttgtactacccatatcatcaatattaatcaagcaggacgtaggattttacctccatcgagagggcccgaacctgggtaaaacttcgtgtcccttgccttctgttaccatccggcctagacgcacagttcgggaccccctacccgagatccgccggttttgacaccgacaattatcTTTTCTCTTGCGTCTCAGCACCGAAGTTTGATGGCTTACTTTTCTCTCGTCCTCTTGTTCTTGTTTACACCTTTCACTACATCATCGGAAAAGAAAAGGAACACACAAAGATTGCATTGACAAATTTATCAAGATGTGAGAAATATAAACTCTTACTTACCTATTGATAAGAAATCCTGTTTTGAGGTACGACAAGCATTTGTCAAAATAGAAGCTTATAATTTCACAGAAATGGAAATTTATCAATTTGTTCGGTCTGATCAAGGCAGTTGATAGGTTTCATAAAAAGCATGCCAAGAAAAGTATATATGTTGTACTGGAAGAGTCTTATACTACAAATAAATATGCGGTGGTAAACGAAGAGGATACGAAAATAATTGTACCTCGTTCTTCCTGTTTTGTTGAGCATTATTAATTTGTTATAAAAATATCTTCCTATATGAGAAAAATGAGCAATTCTCTTACTCTTCATTGCCACATTCAACTAATACATGATACACAACGCGgaccaacttgtggttggatggttagagggactatgGTATCCTCAACCCACCAGGGTTTAAATCCTGGTGCTCGTATTTATTCctgaggtgctcataggggtaggatgtgcgtgtgtgcgttcataggggtgagtgtatgcgtgtgtatatgagcgtttttgtctgtactgatgttaaaaataTACATGATACACAACATGATTAAGAACACAATGAATACTAAATTATCCACGAAGAGTTATTGGTCAAACCATCACATCACTAAATATGGGCCAAAAATTGTAAAAAGCAACTAAGAAAGAACTAAAGAACTGCTATGGTGAAGTGGGTGGAGATGAAGAGATAAACTAAATCGGTGGTGAGAAACTTAAGAGATAGCATAGTGCTCGGAGAAGACGATGCAACCGCATCACCACAGTCCGTGCTCCGGATTTTCTTctctttacaaaaacaaaataaaaatggtGACATAAGAAGATGACATGGCTTCACCATATTGCAGAAAAATTCAATAGTGGGAGGCAACTACTTAGGAGTAGAGGATTCGATGTTGTAGATATTAGCACATTCTTCTAAAACTTGGTCAAATATAAATAAGTTTGGCTTAGGATAAAGCTAGAACTTTCAATATTTTGTAACGGTGGGATTATTTTTCCTAGTTATCTGTGATTCAAACACCCGTGTAGTTACCAAAACAACAAATGCTACCGGAACACATGACAtttttatttccttgttacaaccGAAGGTATTGACTCTACAAAACTCCGTAATACCGCAAGTCAGGTGTACAAGAACGCTGCTTCAGTCTCCAATTTTACAGATATCGTAGACCTTCTTGCCTACTTTACACACTATACGACTGAAATTGCATCTCAGATTACAGTTTTTAGATGAGTTGATGCTGTTCTCAAATTTTTCAATCTCCTTAGTTGCTTGCTTCAATTTGGAGCTAACATCACCCAATGCCCACGCCAGTGATATGTGTGGCCGAGGATTCTGCAAAATGACAATACCAGTTAAAACGTCTTTCCAAATTTGCTGACGAATGCTTTTTTTTACAGTCGTAATAATCTGACCTCAGTTACTAATTACTTATGTACCAATGTTGTCAACTGAAACTCATCCCTTTTGTTTCCAAGTAGGGCGTTTGATTTATTAGTTTCAGGAGGCAAAGTTATGTTATCCATGACATGTTGTGACATCAGCCGTAAACTAGAAGTGTCATACCATCTGGTCATCATCCAGAACATAATTCAACGACATAGTACCTTGTAAAACTCAGGGAGACCGTGCAATCGATATACTTCATCAACCATATGTATTTGTTTACTTATCTGCAAAACAAAGTACACACAGACCTCATTATAGTAAACACTTCAGATCGGTGAACTGCAGTTACAATGTGAGTTCTTTATCATACAATGTTGATAAGAAACTCAAAATGAGTTGGCCATAGGACCAAAATAAACAAATGCAAATTGACAATCGTGTGATGCGTATAGACAACAAGTGAAGACAGACACTACCACATACCTCTGGTAACCCAGTTCTTGTAACCTCTAGTGAAAGAAATGATCGTGTAGAATCATCATTGACAAAATGCTCCCATTTGTTGAAGTCCATCCAATACCTGGTTTATGCAAATACAAACGCATTTACATAACCCTGCATAACTGGCCACACACATTCCTCTACAGAAGTTCACATGATTTGATACACCAGAGGAAGCAAAACATTGTCAGCTCAGCAATAAAGTTTTGAGAGATGGCTAACCGCTGTTGTGATTGAAACTTCTGACGAAGCATTGCAACGAGGGAGTCAATTTGATGCACCTGAATTCCAACAGTTCTTCCTAAGCTTACATGGAACTCCCTGCCCAGAAGCACTTTCTCAAGTTTTTGCTCATCTTTGCACAAATCCGAAAGTGCATAATCTGCATCTACAGCATAGAGATCTGGCACAAGTGACGCAGCTCTTCTCATAACGAGGGTCAGCTGTTTTCTTGCGTTGAAAGGAATGACAACTGCATATGAGATAGCTACACATAAGTCATAAGAGCGAAGAAGCTTCTGGATGTAAATTTTGCATGCCTAACAGTGAGAAACGAGTCTCAGTTTTGTGTTGCAAGGTCGCTTCATATATTGGTATTAAAACTGAAAAGATAAGATTAGTTCAGAGACCAAGTGTGTGAGCAGCAGCATCTGGAGCCCAATGTTACAGATGGATCTATGAATGCATGCCTGATCAATACTTGTAGATAGATATTATGTTAATAGCCAAAAGAAACAGACCAGGGATGTAGACATGCAGCGCGTAGTTGCCTTCCACATGGGGGAAACTCCGGATGCGACTCCCCTGTGCAATTGTCGAGTAATCTGCAGCAGATATTGTTCCAAAACGTGAGCAATCACCACAGACCCCCAAAATGACCGGGATAGATTCAAGAAGGCCAAACCTACGAAATTTGggggctggagaaggtcgaggggaggaggaggaagcagcACGGAAGCTTCCTGTGGCTCCGGAGCACCACCGACAACCGCCGCCGGCTCATTGTCATCGTCAGAGTCGGATCCATAGTTAGCCATGAGTGCATCCATCGATGGGAGGCTGCAAAGTTGGATAACTGTTCGGTTATTAGACACACAATTTCTGTATGCAATTTGTATCAAGAGGCATTACGATTGCAATTTCCATGGACTATTCCTACAGAGCAACCTGACCGAACCCGTTTCTCTGTCACCCCTGTTCGGCTTTATTCGGTTGACAGGGGTTTAATCCCCTACCTAGggagttcaatccctgcagggatTGGGTGAAACCCCTCCCTCCACTCAATCCCCACTAATCATCACAGTCTCCCTGCCACCCTCCCTATCAACTGCTGTTCGGTTTATTTTGGGGTTTCAAGCATCAAGCAGAGGAGAAAATATGGGCACAAGTCACAACACATACTAATAAGACTTGCCAGTTACAACTTATACAAAGCCGGCATTTCATATTCAAAATAAAAAATTATTAGAAAAGGAATATCTTCATGTGCAGCAATCCATCTCTGAGGTACCAAGAGGAAGCATACAGCTGTAACAAGGTCTCTCTGATGCACAATGAAATGACAAGAAATTTTCAAGAGAAGACACTAAGACACTGACAAGAAATAAGTTGTGCTATGTTATCAAGATGCCGGCTTGTATATTAAGAACTCTAGGACAATCAAACCTGGATCGCTAAACACATAATTTATGTTGTACCTTGCAGAGCTTAAAAACACTTAAAGATCCaagaaaatcaataaatgcatTTCAAACTGAACTTTTTGTATCAGTTAGGTATCCATCACGTGTGCTTAAAAATGGAACTTTTCATCCATCATATGATCATAGATTTGAAGACAAATACTTTTCTATCTCGAAGGCAAGATACTAGTCAAGGTCCAAGATCACAAAATGCTTATACAGTGCCACTTGTTAGCCAACTCACCAAAAACATTGCTAGCCAGTCATTCTAGTTCAAAGTAATAAAATGCACCAGATGAGAAAACCATTCTGCCAAAAAGTGATCATGACATAGCTTTTTCTTTGTGAGGTGGATTATGCCCAGAGCTATATCCAACATCAGTAGTTGAAGGCGATCCAAGTTCATGCAACAGTGCCCAGGAACTCAGATCAAGTCTTGACAGAAACTATTAAGAACATCCAGATGACAGGCCACCAACGGTCCATTCAAATGTCTCGAGCTCCAGATAATAATTAACCTGCCGCTACCATTTCTACAAGCTTATATTATGGTATTGGTCGTTTGATGGCGATACTATTTGACTGACCAGCAACCAGCAACCAGAATTGCATCTGGTAGCGTCCACCTTGGGGCAAGGTGGATTGAGCTCTTGATTCAAGGCCAGTAATTAGTACCAAGACTAGGTGTCCGAAGCAAGATAGCTTCAGCTAGGTTTTGAAACAATTTTCAGTTTTCACACTAACTGTTGGCAACGGCGTAGCCAGGATTAGCCGACTCCCCGGGCAAAAAAAGGGCTAAAAAACACCCCCAAAAATTAACCCCAGTTTTATACAGGCATATCAAAAGTCAAGCTCCTCTCACAAGAACAAAA
This window contains:
- the LOC123130732 gene encoding U6 snRNA phosphodiesterase → MDALMANYGSDSDDDNEPAAVVGGAPEPQEASVLLPPPPLDLLQPPNFVDYSTIAQGSRIRSFPHVEGNYALHVYIPVVIPFNARKQLTLVMRRAASLVPDLYAVDADYALSDLCKDEQKLEKVLLGREFHVSLGRTVGIQVHQIDSLVAMLRQKFQSQQRYWMDFNKWEHFVNDDSTRSFLSLEVTRTGLPEISKQIHMVDEVYRLHGLPEFYKNPRPHISLAWALGDVSSKLKQATKEIEKFENSINSSKNCNLRCNFSRIVCKVGKKVYDICKIGD